The genomic DNA GAGTTCGAAGTCGCCGTCGTCGTCGGTGGTGGTGTCGTCGAGTTCGTCCTCGATGTCGACGGTGGCATCTTCGATGGGGTCGCCGGTTGATGATTCGACGGTGCCCTCGATGTCGCCGGTATCGGCTGCGGTCTCTTCGATGTCGATGTCGAAAGAGAGTGTGAGCCAGTTTTCGCCGGGTGTGGTGGCGGGCAGGTCGAGGGCGTTGTCCATGATGTCGTAGCCGCTTTCCTCTTGGATGAGGTATTCGTTGTCGACGGCGGTGATGGTGCCGCCGTCGGCGTCGAGGTCGGCGTCGCCGTCGAGGTCGTTGCTGCCGTCGGTGGTGGCGTCGATGTCGAATTCGAAGTTGCCGTCGGCGGCGGTGACGGCGAGTGTGCCCTCGACGGTCATGGTGTTGTCGTCGGTGTCGATGGTGCCTTCGAGGCCGTTGGGGGTGTCGATTTCGGCTTCGACGCCGTCGATGCCGGCTTCGCCGAGGTCGAGGTTGGGGAAGTCGACGGCGGTTGATTCCCAGGAGTTGTCGTCGGGGTTGTAATCGGCTTCGAGTTCGATGGGTGTGTCGCCGTCGTCTTCGTCAGGGAGCGAGAGGCCTTCGTCGCTGGCGGTGGTTTCGCTGGAGGTGTCTTCGGTGAAGGCGATGAAGCCGCCCTGGCTGGTTGCGGTGAGGACATCGTCGCCGGAGTCGGTTTCGTTGTCGTCGGCTTCGGAGACGGTGACCTCGGCTTCGGCGGTCGCATCGCCGGTATCCAGTTCCGCCGTGTACTCGCCGTCATCATCCGCATCCGTCTCCCAAGACAGATCGATAGTCGTCTCTTCCTCGAAGCCGACTTCGAGGGTTTCGGTCACCTCTTCGTCGGCGACCGAGAGCGTGACATCCTGCTCGCCGGCACCCTCACCGGTGTTTTCGACAGTTCCGAGTATTTCGGCCTCTTCGCCAGCTTCGACATCGTCGCCGACGACGGCGACGGCCTCGAAGTAGGCGTCGCCCGATTCAAGCGTGAGCGTCCGCTCTGTCGTCTCGTCTTCTTCGACAGTCACCTCAGCCGTCTTGTTGACGTAGCCCTCAGCAGTCACGTCAAGCTCCTGTGTACCGGCTTCGAGCTCGAACTCGAAGGCACCGTCTTCGCCGGTCTGAGTCGCGTCAAGTTCGTCGACAACGTTGACATCAGCGCCCTCAATAGGAGCACCGTCTTCAGACTCGACCGTTCCCTCGACCGTTCCAGTCGGTACTTCCGTATCAACAACTTCGATGTCGAGGGCGAGACTCAGCCAGTTGTCCCCCTCTTGTGTCGACGGGAGGCCGAGGCCGCTATCGACGATGTCATCACCGGTCGTGTCTTCGACGAGGAACTCGTTGTCGACAAGCGTGACTGAGCCACCGTCGTCGCCGAGCGATGCATCACCGTCGAGAATGCCGCTTTCGCCCGTCGTGGCGCCGATTTCAAACTCGAAGGAATCATCTTCATTGCCGTCGACGATAACGTTCAGGTCGCCCTCGGCGGTCATCTCGTCTCCCTCGATGTCGATGTCGCCGTAGAGATTGTCGATGACCTCGACATCGGCTTCAAGTCCCGCCGGTGCATCGAGGGTGGGGAACGTGGCGTCGGTCGACTGCCACGTTCCATCGTCGAAGATTTCGCCTTCTATCTGAATCGGTGTGTCACCGTCTTCTTGGACCGGGAACTGAACGCCTTCATCTTCTCGGTCACTCTCGTCTTCGTTGAAAGCAATGTAGTTACCCTGACTCACAGCGGTGAACTCACCGACCTGTGGACCGTCGGGGTCCTCCGGACCATCGTCGTCAAGCTCGTCGACGATTTCGACCTCGCTTGTCCCCCACCAAACGTTGTCATCGTCGTACTCGGAGATGCCGGTCGACCCCCACCACATCGTCGAGTCATCGGTAATATCGATGTCAGCCGTCTCCCCCGGGTCACCAGTGACAGCGAACTCAAGCGTCGCGAGCGTGACGTTCATATTCGGTGACGCCTCACCGTCGGCGACTTCGGCGATAAATTCGTCGGCGACGACATCAAGGAAGCTCGGCACCCACTCGACCTGCACTGAGTCGCCGTCATCGTCGATTTCGAGCTCTTCCGGTTCGGTCAGGAAGGTATCGGCGTCAGCGAAGACGAGCTTGTCATCGTCGTATTCGATATCGAGCTCGTATCCGGTTACATCGGCATCCTCGTTGTCACCGATGAGCGTCTCTGCGGTGACATCTATCTCAACGCGGTCGCCCGATTCACCTTCTGTTGTCTCCGGGACAACCATGTAGTCGGCAAAATCGGAGACGGGCGCTGATGGGCTCTCCTGTGGCTCTGATTCGCCATCGCTGGCCGCCGCTGCGGGCACTGCGGCGAACGCGACTGCGGAAGCGAGCATAATGAACGCGAGGAGGGCGGCCGTAGACTGCCGTCCTCCGCATCCCCGTATTTTGCTAACGATTCTCCCCGCCGATGGCTTACCACTGCCGTTTCGCGTCGACAAATGTGCTTCCCCCGATTGCTAAACGTATTCTTTATTGTCGTACTTAAAATGTATGTAACTATTGTCTAGTTTGGTATCGTTTATCGGTGGGAAGCGCCCAGCGATGGCGCACAACGGGCTAGCGGTCCGTCTCACTCCAGCCACAGTCCTGGCACTTGTATCCGGTGACGAACTCCGTTATGCCGGGCATGTAGCCGACCGAGAGCACGTCACCGCCACACTCCGGACACTGTCGGTCGGCGTCTTCGATGCCCTCTGTGTCCATGACGCTGTCGTCTTCGATGAGTTCGGCAAGCTTCTGTGGGGTGACCATCCGTCCTTCAACGACGCGGTTTTCGGACATACGCGTCATCGGGAGCCCGGACCCCTAAACCTGTCCGGTTGGGTCTCGAATTGCCTCAAGCTCAGAGCCACGGGGCC from Natronomonas pharaonis DSM 2160 includes the following:
- a CDS encoding carboxypeptidase regulatory-like domain-containing protein; the encoded protein is MLASAVAFAAVPAAAASDGESEPQESPSAPVSDFADYMVVPETTEGESGDRVEIDVTAETLIGDNEDADVTGYELDIEYDDDKLVFADADTFLTEPEELEIDDDGDSVQVEWVPSFLDVVADEFIAEVADGEASPNMNVTLATLEFAVTGDPGETADIDITDDSTMWWGSTGISEYDDDNVWWGTSEVEIVDELDDDGPEDPDGPQVGEFTAVSQGNYIAFNEDESDREDEGVQFPVQEDGDTPIQIEGEIFDDGTWQSTDATFPTLDAPAGLEADVEVIDNLYGDIDIEGDEMTAEGDLNVIVDGNEDDSFEFEIGATTGESGILDGDASLGDDGGSVTLVDNEFLVEDTTGDDIVDSGLGLPSTQEGDNWLSLALDIEVVDTEVPTGTVEGTVESEDGAPIEGADVNVVDELDATQTGEDGAFEFELEAGTQELDVTAEGYVNKTAEVTVEEDETTERTLTLESGDAYFEAVAVVGDDVEAGEEAEILGTVENTGEGAGEQDVTLSVADEEVTETLEVGFEEETTIDLSWETDADDDGEYTAELDTGDATAEAEVTVSEADDNETDSGDDVLTATSQGGFIAFTEDTSSETTASDEGLSLPDEDDGDTPIELEADYNPDDNSWESTAVDFPNLDLGEAGIDGVEAEIDTPNGLEGTIDTDDNTMTVEGTLAVTAADGNFEFDIDATTDGSNDLDGDADLDADGGTITAVDNEYLIQEESGYDIMDNALDLPATTPGENWLTLSFDIDIEETAADTGDIEGTVESSTGDPIEDATVDIEDELDDTTTDDDGDFELDDIETGDYTLEITADGHADTTTDVTVDEDDTTTVDVELDADDPEMTVDVDVTDAEPGDTVALTATVENTGGAPGSEEVTATVGDETKTQTVEVAPGDTETVTLEWDVAEEDLGEHTAEIEGESFESTADVTVAEDLGPDVDADGDTFVATSQGGFISFAEDGDKETAIEEGLEFPSADAGEEPIEIVGAVDDDGSWESSSIRFPDLVTDSGIAAEVSAPDGLSGEIDADSGEMSANGELSVAIEGDDDTQFSFEIATTVGESESLSGEASLDEEGGTATLVDNEFTVPDETGDPLIDGTLDLPATDEGTNWFELDLEVELDADDDATSQQQQQNNEDESDEDGGEATPESNGGLVTSFGQLTGFLGLLTAGGIVTFSLATRLAEILDV
- a CDS encoding DUF5795 family protein — translated: MSENRVVEGRMVTPQKLAELIEDDSVMDTEGIEDADRQCPECGGDVLSVGYMPGITEFVTGYKCQDCGWSETDR